In Leptospira langatensis, a genomic segment contains:
- the mraY gene encoding phospho-N-acetylmuramoyl-pentapeptide-transferase, whose amino-acid sequence MFYFIYEQFFQDLDSLRIFSYVTVRAFMAGLTSMFLTFWFGGRVIDFLHGLKFRESVRDDGPKSHSAKSGTPTMGGLMIVGALALSVFLWGNLRNLNILLLLACALSFAFLGFTDDYMKSVKKIKGGMRARTKFLASVILATLFCGLFLFYTGEAPKGSSGKILFHLTDLFLPFVKGPVLSLGLFAIPFSILVILGSSHGVNLTDGLDGLAGGTAGIVVATLALIAYVSGTPVAANYLNIPYLPHAHEYSVFLAALTGALIGFLWFNSHPAQIFMGDTGSLFLGATIGLTCVMLKKEILLVILGGIFVAESLSVILQVGSFKLTQKRIFRMAPLHHHFELAGVPETKVVIRFWIAAIILAIISLSSLKIQ is encoded by the coding sequence ATGTTCTATTTCATCTACGAACAATTTTTTCAAGACCTAGATTCCTTACGAATTTTCAGCTATGTTACTGTCCGCGCTTTTATGGCGGGGTTGACCTCTATGTTCCTTACCTTCTGGTTTGGGGGAAGGGTCATCGATTTCCTACACGGCTTGAAGTTCAGAGAGAGCGTAAGGGACGACGGGCCCAAATCCCATAGTGCCAAGTCGGGTACTCCTACCATGGGAGGACTGATGATCGTGGGAGCCTTGGCGCTTTCTGTCTTTCTTTGGGGAAATCTCAGGAACCTGAACATTCTTCTTCTGTTAGCCTGTGCTCTTTCTTTCGCGTTCTTAGGTTTCACCGACGATTACATGAAGTCCGTCAAGAAGATCAAAGGAGGAATGAGAGCAAGGACCAAGTTCTTGGCCTCCGTGATCCTTGCTACGCTCTTCTGTGGATTGTTCCTATTCTATACCGGAGAAGCGCCTAAGGGTTCTTCCGGAAAGATACTTTTTCATCTTACGGATCTATTCTTGCCCTTCGTAAAGGGACCCGTCCTGTCCTTGGGATTATTCGCGATCCCATTTTCAATTTTAGTAATATTAGGATCTTCTCATGGAGTCAATCTCACCGATGGTCTGGATGGCTTGGCGGGAGGAACTGCCGGGATAGTGGTCGCTACTCTGGCTTTGATCGCTTATGTTTCCGGCACTCCTGTTGCGGCAAACTATTTGAATATCCCTTATCTTCCTCATGCTCACGAATACAGTGTGTTCTTGGCCGCTTTGACCGGGGCATTGATCGGTTTTCTTTGGTTCAATAGCCATCCTGCTCAGATCTTCATGGGAGACACGGGCTCTCTTTTCTTAGGCGCAACCATCGGCTTGACCTGCGTTATGCTCAAGAAGGAGATCCTTCTCGTGATCTTGGGCGGTATCTTTGTTGCGGAATCCCTTTCCGTAATCTTGCAAGTGGGTTCTTTTAAGCTGACGCAAAAGAGGATCTTCCGAATGGCTCCTCTTCATCATCATTTCGAGTTGGCTGGGGTTCCGGAGACGAAAGTGGTGATCCGATTCTGGATTGCGGCAATCATTCTTGCCATCATCTCCTTATCCAGCTTGAAAATACAATGA
- a CDS encoding peptidoglycan glycosyltransferase FtsW, with translation MRDIERKFKEFWESPDSPFDLFLICSVFFLLLFGICVMYSSSSITAWRDFQDSEYFLKKQVAWAVVGLVVFLFFANFPYQRLERFALAGMVISVILLVLVFIPGIGRSVGTYYGRNFHRWIGIGPYQLQPSEIAKLAVVVYLSSLIVKLKLKENRDPKKFILPAVLLLAVLVLILAEPAFGTTMEILFVVIAFVFLFGFPIRNLLLVGLVSLPLAYVLVSQVGYRRKRMEVWLDPYRFRYDEGHQLVTSFRAFLDGGWFGNKLASGYAHRYLTYSHTDFVLATYVEDFGFIGFLFFFFLVLTLLTRTYVLLKRVQDPFGFYLGAGLLFILGTQFIINSYVVTGLLPITGISLPFMSYGGSSLLVVLASFGILVNITRRENIGL, from the coding sequence ATGAGAGACATCGAGAGAAAGTTCAAAGAATTTTGGGAATCTCCCGATTCTCCTTTCGATCTTTTTCTCATCTGCTCCGTTTTCTTCCTTCTACTTTTCGGGATCTGTGTCATGTATTCCAGTTCCTCTATCACCGCATGGAGAGACTTTCAGGATTCGGAATACTTTCTGAAAAAGCAGGTTGCTTGGGCGGTCGTAGGGCTTGTAGTATTCCTATTCTTCGCAAATTTTCCGTACCAAAGATTGGAAAGATTCGCTCTCGCGGGAATGGTCATAAGCGTTATTCTGCTCGTACTCGTTTTTATTCCAGGCATTGGTAGATCGGTAGGAACCTATTATGGAAGGAATTTCCATAGATGGATCGGGATCGGTCCGTACCAATTGCAGCCTTCGGAGATCGCGAAACTTGCAGTAGTCGTTTATCTTTCTTCCTTGATCGTAAAATTGAAACTGAAGGAAAATCGGGATCCGAAGAAATTCATTCTTCCTGCGGTACTGCTTCTCGCGGTCTTGGTCTTGATCCTCGCTGAACCTGCATTCGGTACCACGATGGAGATCCTATTCGTGGTGATCGCATTCGTATTCCTATTCGGATTCCCGATCCGAAATCTTTTGCTTGTAGGACTCGTGTCCCTTCCTCTTGCCTATGTTCTTGTAAGCCAGGTCGGATATCGTAGAAAAAGAATGGAAGTCTGGTTGGATCCGTATCGGTTCCGTTACGATGAGGGGCACCAATTAGTGACTTCTTTCCGTGCCTTCTTGGATGGAGGTTGGTTCGGGAATAAGCTCGCCAGCGGATATGCGCATAGGTATCTAACGTATAGTCATACGGATTTTGTTCTGGCTACTTATGTGGAAGACTTTGGATTTATAGGGTTCTTGTTTTTCTTCTTCTTGGTTTTGACCCTTTTGACGAGGACCTATGTTCTGTTGAAACGAGTCCAGGATCCGTTCGGTTTTTATTTAGGAGCCGGGCTATTGTTCATTTTAGGAACTCAATTCATTATCAACAGTTATGTGGTAACCGGTCTATTGCCCATTACGGGCATCAGCTTGCCATTTATGAGCTACGGAGGATCTTCCCTTCTGGTGGTCTTGGCCTCTTTCGGAATTCTTGTCAATATAACGAGACGTGAAAACATAGGCTTATGA
- a CDS encoding UDP-N-acetylglucosamine--N-acetylmuramyl-(pentapeptide) pyrophosphoryl-undecaprenol N-acetylglucosamine transferase, which translates to MRSVLIAAGGTGGHISPGVALAESLVENKEAFGIQKVFLHSLIRNKDNPDLKQAPCEVLWHNTPSLSGNFLLLPFRYIFQLFRSWLLFRKLEVDAVIGMGGYSSVPAILYAVFFGKKLYLCEQNCIPGKVNRIFFRFADKVAFSFPPKDTKLSCQWEILGNPLRSKTVPKLALKFSEKWDPKKKKQFNVLVMGGSQGARQINNIVVSLMKHEVIQERFRFRMLTGTALYDEVSKKTKSADLISYSDNMSEHYEWANLVVARSGSGVLSECAAYALPMVLIPYPFAKDDHQTANAKYMEANGAAALLEQRDEDESKLYQILDRFAENPELLNQMSIRSLECSHVEASLETARFFFESKD; encoded by the coding sequence ATGAGATCCGTTTTAATCGCAGCAGGTGGAACCGGCGGGCATATATCCCCAGGGGTCGCTCTTGCGGAAAGCCTCGTGGAAAACAAAGAGGCTTTCGGAATCCAAAAGGTCTTTCTTCATTCACTGATCCGTAATAAAGATAATCCTGATCTAAAACAAGCTCCCTGCGAAGTTCTTTGGCATAATACTCCTTCTCTTTCCGGAAATTTCCTTTTATTACCTTTTCGATATATATTCCAACTCTTTCGGTCTTGGCTTCTCTTCCGAAAATTAGAAGTGGATGCGGTCATCGGAATGGGAGGATATTCCAGTGTGCCTGCCATTCTATATGCGGTCTTCTTTGGGAAGAAACTCTATCTTTGCGAGCAGAATTGTATTCCTGGAAAAGTGAATCGTATCTTCTTTAGATTTGCGGATAAGGTAGCTTTCAGTTTTCCTCCTAAGGATACCAAACTTTCCTGCCAATGGGAGATCTTGGGTAATCCTCTTAGATCCAAGACGGTTCCTAAGCTTGCACTTAAATTCAGCGAGAAATGGGATCCGAAAAAGAAAAAGCAATTTAACGTTTTAGTAATGGGCGGCTCTCAAGGCGCAAGGCAGATCAATAATATAGTCGTAAGCCTGATGAAGCACGAGGTTATCCAAGAGAGATTCCGGTTCAGGATGCTCACTGGTACTGCGTTATACGACGAGGTTTCTAAAAAGACCAAGTCGGCGGACCTGATCTCTTATTCGGATAATATGTCTGAGCATTATGAATGGGCCAATTTAGTAGTGGCTCGTTCCGGCTCCGGAGTCCTCTCCGAATGTGCGGCGTATGCTCTTCCTATGGTGCTGATCCCTTATCCGTTTGCAAAGGACGACCACCAGACTGCGAACGCAAAATATATGGAAGCAAACGGTGCCGCCGCTCTTCTTGAACAGAGAGACGAGGACGAAAGCAAATTGTATCAAATACTGGATAGATTCGCCGAAAATCCGGAACTATTGAACCAAATGTCTATTAGATCTTTAGAATGCTCGCATGTGGAAGCTTCGCTGGAAACGGCCAGATTCTTTTTCGAGAGCAAAGATTGA
- the murC gene encoding UDP-N-acetylmuramate--L-alanine ligase encodes MSEASLEKALGFTKPFFLGIGGSGMSSLAHILSDAGLSVTGYDGKKSPVTEALEKKGVRIFSSLAEIPDEDYDAAIYSSAIRLDSHPIASHFKKKGIRFYHRSEVLHSCFRHLTCIAVAGSHGKTTTTAMTAHILNDLGYSPSLMVGGDVAFLGGIGGRFSTGKFGVFESDESDGTFLNHKSEFRILTNIDEDHLDFYKTREKLLAAFAEFISSTPEQIVLDLDNVGIQDCLVQIQDHTRILGFVQVQEKDWDTMQIAKDRKYSDLAKLVYYKIENKHLVFRMDGEEFTLTSRFPGKHYLTNSLAAVLAAFSVGVPIASAARSVSDYAGVKRRLEYIGTKNGVQIYDDYGHHPTEVKAVLSSVKELSQGSGKAVILFQPHRFTRTQNLYKDFAESLDLGETVLLLPIYSAGEDPISGVSSELIANEMKKKPKLLSGNLRSDLYLLNEILSPGDVFVSLGAGNVREWGLGFLNS; translated from the coding sequence ATGTCCGAAGCTTCTTTAGAAAAAGCATTAGGATTTACTAAACCTTTTTTTCTGGGCATAGGCGGGTCGGGAATGTCCAGTCTCGCGCATATACTCTCCGACGCAGGCCTTTCTGTGACAGGATACGACGGAAAGAAGAGCCCGGTTACGGAAGCATTGGAAAAGAAAGGAGTCCGGATCTTTTCTTCCTTGGCGGAGATACCGGACGAAGATTACGACGCAGCTATCTATTCCTCCGCAATCCGTTTGGATTCCCATCCGATCGCTTCCCATTTTAAGAAGAAGGGGATACGATTCTACCATCGTTCGGAAGTACTTCATTCCTGTTTTCGACATTTGACTTGCATCGCAGTCGCAGGATCTCATGGAAAGACCACTACCACAGCAATGACCGCTCATATTCTTAACGATCTAGGGTATTCACCTTCTCTCATGGTGGGAGGAGATGTGGCCTTCTTGGGAGGGATCGGAGGAAGATTCTCTACGGGAAAATTCGGAGTGTTCGAATCGGATGAATCCGACGGCACCTTTCTAAATCATAAATCAGAGTTCCGGATCCTTACGAATATAGACGAGGATCATCTGGATTTCTATAAGACAAGAGAGAAGCTTCTGGCAGCTTTCGCGGAATTCATTTCTTCTACTCCTGAACAAATAGTATTAGATTTGGATAATGTAGGTATACAGGATTGCCTGGTCCAGATCCAAGATCACACTCGTATTCTTGGATTTGTACAAGTACAAGAGAAAGACTGGGACACTATGCAGATCGCGAAAGATCGCAAATATTCGGACCTGGCTAAGTTAGTATATTATAAAATAGAAAATAAACATCTCGTATTCCGGATGGATGGAGAGGAATTTACCCTGACATCCCGGTTCCCTGGCAAGCATTATCTTACGAATTCTTTGGCTGCGGTACTTGCCGCTTTTTCGGTGGGGGTTCCTATCGCTTCGGCCGCCAGATCGGTTTCCGATTATGCCGGAGTAAAACGAAGGCTGGAGTATATCGGGACTAAGAACGGGGTCCAGATCTATGACGATTACGGTCATCATCCTACGGAAGTGAAGGCGGTCCTTTCTTCCGTAAAAGAGCTTTCCCAGGGTTCCGGAAAGGCGGTGATCTTATTTCAGCCGCATCGATTTACTCGGACCCAGAATTTGTACAAGGATTTTGCGGAGAGTTTGGATCTGGGAGAAACCGTTCTACTTCTTCCGATCTATTCTGCCGGAGAGGATCCGATCTCGGGAGTTTCTTCGGAATTGATCGCAAACGAAATGAAGAAGAAGCCGAAATTGTTGTCCGGAAATTTGAGATCGGATCTATATTTGCTGAATGAGATCCTTTCTCCCGGAGATGTGTTTGTGAGTTTGGGTGCGGGGAATGTGAGAGAATGGGGACTTGGGTTTTTGAATTCCTGA
- a CDS encoding glycosyltransferase family 2 protein encodes MKLVINIPCYNEEKTLPLVLSEIPKKIPGIKSIEVQIVDDGSSDRTSEIALEYGCKVITHKRNLGLGRAFKSGVEAALSRGADIFVNTDADNQYPSSYIPELIREVMEGKSDIVIGNRVPWKVEYFSPLKKVLQWFGNFVVRNLIGTDVPDTVSGFRAYSKESLLRLNITTKFSYVLDTIVQAVKMDLAVSSIPIHTNPPTRKSRLFKNIFQHMWKSGTSLIRLLIIHRPFHFFGLLATLSFLPAFAIAARFLFFYYMGEGQGHVQSLLFAVVLVILSGLFIISGILAFLTGMNRKFLEETLYLQRKREYLKKSN; translated from the coding sequence ATGAAGTTAGTTATCAATATCCCATGCTATAACGAAGAAAAGACTCTTCCGTTAGTACTCTCCGAAATTCCTAAAAAGATCCCAGGCATTAAGTCCATAGAAGTGCAGATCGTAGATGACGGTTCATCCGATAGGACATCCGAAATCGCTTTGGAATACGGATGCAAAGTCATCACCCACAAAAGAAATTTAGGCCTCGGACGAGCATTTAAGTCCGGAGTAGAGGCAGCTCTTTCTAGGGGAGCAGATATTTTCGTAAATACAGATGCGGACAATCAGTATCCTTCTTCTTATATCCCAGAGTTGATCCGAGAAGTGATGGAAGGCAAATCGGATATAGTCATCGGGAATCGAGTTCCTTGGAAGGTGGAATATTTTTCTCCTTTGAAGAAGGTGCTGCAATGGTTCGGGAATTTTGTGGTTCGCAATCTGATCGGCACGGATGTGCCGGATACAGTCTCAGGGTTTAGGGCGTATTCGAAAGAAAGTCTTTTGCGCTTAAACATTACCACCAAATTCTCTTATGTTTTGGATACGATCGTGCAAGCAGTGAAGATGGATCTTGCAGTTTCTTCTATTCCGATCCATACGAATCCGCCTACGAGAAAATCTAGATTGTTCAAGAATATCTTTCAACATATGTGGAAGTCGGGAACTTCTCTCATTCGTTTGTTAATTATTCACAGGCCTTTTCATTTCTTTGGGCTTTTGGCTACTCTTTCCTTTTTGCCGGCTTTTGCGATCGCCGCTCGGTTTTTATTCTTCTATTATATGGGAGAGGGGCAGGGACATGTGCAATCCTTGCTGTTCGCAGTCGTACTTGTTATACTTTCCGGATTGTTTATCATCTCCGGAATTCTAGCGTTCCTTACCGGAATGAACCGAAAGTTCTTGGAAGAAACACTGTATCTACAGAGAAAAAGAGAATATCTGAAGAAGAGCAATTAA
- a CDS encoding LA_3751/LA_3752 family putative glycosyltransferase: MGSIRNFFVSYSYWIIPLLFLAHVASSVPLDKGFNSDSGLKLLQTRGILSGGARKQEVYYPGQDVDPDYSFNLFKDFLIKSSDGRIFGQYSWLFACISAPILALLGTSALVPFCILLYLLSIFAFERIYKPSKFTVFFALLCTPILLYSLEYSENTLFLLFSALGVSIYFRNPELDLNYSEIFLSGFLIGLPVWLRLEPLIFIPMFGLSILLVRSRELLSPSFWKENIVLALGISLAVGSFLLYNSIMYHNFLGPRFAVSGKNVWDLGNKLKQMFVLFFFGYWKLGYFGYMPLLLWVFISQLGRFNALSLRTKLLVTLNLIYIPSISFLVGTEAFVNWGPRYLALALFPSLMVLDDWYLRSFSSGFSKLRLSVLILLTSVSIWATYKGFQMIRASYKQIGAISKELSDLKPDYLITGSQLISGHFGKLVMDKPCFLISSDGDAKVLADRIFAKEKGKTILFIVSKHEMKDVEEKLESGGSDSLFSLLKKATPHVLAYRNLSAEENQKIVRILKDRSATSEEKEARDYFAYLFRT, translated from the coding sequence ATGGGGTCTATCCGTAATTTTTTCGTTTCTTATTCTTATTGGATCATTCCTCTTTTATTTTTGGCCCATGTTGCGTCTTCCGTGCCTCTCGATAAAGGCTTTAATTCCGATTCGGGGTTGAAGTTATTACAGACGAGAGGGATCCTATCCGGCGGCGCCCGCAAACAAGAAGTATATTATCCCGGGCAAGATGTTGATCCGGATTACTCTTTCAATCTATTTAAGGATTTCTTAATAAAGAGTTCGGATGGTCGGATTTTTGGTCAGTATTCTTGGTTATTCGCCTGTATTTCCGCCCCTATCTTGGCACTTTTAGGGACTTCCGCCTTGGTCCCGTTTTGCATCTTGCTTTACTTGCTCTCCATATTTGCGTTTGAGCGGATCTATAAACCGAGTAAATTTACCGTATTCTTTGCATTGCTATGTACTCCTATTTTGCTTTATTCTTTGGAATACAGCGAAAATACGTTATTCCTGCTTTTTAGCGCTTTAGGTGTTTCCATCTACTTTCGAAATCCAGAACTGGATCTAAATTATTCGGAGATCTTTCTTTCCGGCTTTCTGATCGGACTACCTGTCTGGCTTCGTTTAGAACCGTTGATCTTCATCCCTATGTTCGGACTTTCCATTCTGCTTGTGAGAAGCAGGGAGCTTCTTTCTCCTTCTTTTTGGAAGGAGAATATAGTCTTGGCTTTAGGGATCTCCTTGGCTGTAGGTTCGTTCTTGCTTTATAATTCCATAATGTATCATAATTTCCTCGGGCCTAGGTTTGCCGTTAGCGGAAAGAATGTTTGGGACTTGGGGAACAAGCTCAAGCAGATGTTCGTTCTTTTCTTTTTCGGATACTGGAAACTGGGATATTTCGGCTATATGCCGTTACTTCTCTGGGTATTTATCTCTCAGCTCGGAAGATTTAATGCACTTAGCTTAAGGACCAAGTTATTAGTAACCTTGAACCTCATCTATATACCGTCCATTAGCTTTCTTGTGGGTACGGAGGCCTTCGTAAACTGGGGACCGAGATATTTGGCTCTGGCTCTCTTTCCTTCCTTGATGGTTTTGGACGATTGGTATTTGAGATCCTTTTCATCAGGTTTCTCTAAATTAAGATTATCTGTTCTAATCTTACTCACTTCCGTTTCCATATGGGCCACTTATAAGGGATTCCAGATGATCCGTGCATCCTATAAGCAGATCGGAGCCATCTCGAAAGAACTTTCCGATCTAAAGCCGGATTACTTGATCACTGGGAGTCAGTTGATCTCAGGACATTTCGGAAAATTGGTCATGGATAAGCCCTGCTTTTTGATCTCTTCCGATGGTGACGCAAAGGTTTTGGCGGATCGTATCTTTGCCAAGGAAAAGGGCAAAACGATCCTGTTCATAGTTTCCAAGCACGAAATGAAGGATGTAGAAGAAAAGCTGGAAAGCGGAGGATCCGATTCTCTCTTTTCCCTTTTGAAGAAGGCGACTCCTCACGTATTGGCCTATAGGAATCTTTCTGCCGAAGAAAACCAAAAGATCGTTCGGATCTTGAAAGATAGATCTGCAACCTCTGAAGAGAAAGAAGCCAGGGATTATTTCGCGTACCTATTTAGAACTTAG
- a CDS encoding glycosyltransferase family 4 protein — protein sequence MSKPNLLFVSRKWPPAVGGMETYSYELYSGLLEKYDITVLALPGKQNGRPPSLISLGLFVLKITAYCLFRGRKFSKAVFTDTLIFPAALAHALVNPRAKRISVFYGLDLVYANRPGFLPFIYGFVIGFISLIQNVFSKIVAISKSTQMIAVEKGFKNTTIVVPTLPSQGFTSQVPKEFITPEKYKDCKYPIFYFGRLIPRKGSLWFAKEVLPSIKQDVLFFVSGNIMDPEYAKELFAQPRTVYLGAVPSDQIVNYIRTSSLVVMPNIEIPGGKDKEGFGLVAIEASSVGCRLLASDLEGLSDAVHDGVTGYQAPPNQSQAWALKIEEILKQSESDKKKWIESSAKATREIYSPKELVRKFSELLGS from the coding sequence TTGTCCAAGCCAAACTTATTATTCGTATCCAGAAAATGGCCTCCCGCAGTCGGAGGAATGGAAACATATTCCTATGAACTCTATTCTGGACTATTAGAAAAATATGATATAACTGTGCTCGCCTTGCCGGGCAAGCAAAACGGGAGACCGCCTTCACTGATTTCCCTAGGCCTATTCGTCCTGAAGATAACTGCGTATTGTCTGTTTCGAGGCAGGAAATTTTCCAAGGCAGTCTTTACTGATACTTTGATCTTTCCGGCGGCTCTCGCTCACGCCTTGGTGAATCCTAGAGCAAAGCGAATTTCGGTGTTCTACGGATTGGATCTGGTATACGCAAATCGTCCCGGATTTCTGCCCTTTATCTATGGATTCGTCATCGGCTTCATCTCTCTCATCCAGAATGTATTCTCTAAGATCGTGGCTATCTCCAAATCCACACAGATGATCGCAGTGGAGAAGGGATTCAAAAATACTACGATCGTAGTCCCAACGCTTCCAAGCCAAGGTTTTACTTCTCAAGTCCCTAAGGAATTCATCACGCCTGAAAAATACAAAGACTGCAAATATCCGATCTTCTATTTCGGGCGTTTGATCCCCAGAAAAGGATCTCTTTGGTTCGCGAAAGAAGTCCTTCCTTCCATAAAACAAGATGTTCTATTCTTCGTCTCCGGAAATATTATGGATCCTGAATATGCAAAGGAATTGTTCGCACAACCCAGAACCGTCTATCTGGGTGCGGTTCCGAGCGATCAGATCGTGAATTATATACGCACAAGTTCTCTAGTGGTGATGCCGAACATAGAGATCCCTGGAGGAAAGGACAAGGAGGGCTTCGGGCTAGTTGCCATCGAAGCCTCTTCTGTTGGATGCAGATTACTTGCTAGCGACTTGGAAGGGCTTTCCGATGCGGTCCATGACGGGGTTACCGGCTACCAGGCTCCTCCGAACCAATCCCAAGCATGGGCTCTGAAAATCGAAGAAATACTAAAACAATCCGAATCGGATAAGAAGAAATGGATCGAATCTTCCGCAAAGGCGACTAGAGAGATCTATTCTCCCAAGGAACTGGTCCGAAAATTCTCGGAACTATTGGGATCCTGA
- a CDS encoding 5-(carboxyamino)imidazole ribonucleotide synthase — protein sequence MKKVLLPPSRLGVMGSGQLGRMFAQEAIRMGYKVSVYSPERNSPAALAGAHEIVAPYEDESTLFSFLESIQALTFEFENVPGAELHFISKYSQENNLPVFPSPDCIRIAQHRIREKNQFAALGLPTVPFFPITDKSEASHAAEKCKFPAVLKTSSFGYDGKGQTKFKTREEFRAWVGSLGQEPLDLILEEWFEFDKEASVILARNQDGRMLHFSPSENIHKNHILDLSVHPGNFSSKLIQEMVRSAETLAEGINYVGVFGLEFFIKGEKVVLNEFAPRPHNSGHFSQDSADISQFELQLRTLTGLPFPDKIQSKPSSMKNILGQDYLPGSPTWTKYLSDPRYTLHLYGKADPRQDRKMGHWNYVGENPGRAFD from the coding sequence ATGAAGAAAGTCCTACTTCCGCCTTCCCGCCTGGGAGTCATGGGCTCCGGGCAACTCGGAAGAATGTTCGCGCAAGAAGCCATTCGTATGGGCTATAAGGTTTCGGTATATTCCCCCGAAAGAAATAGTCCGGCTGCTCTTGCAGGTGCCCACGAGATCGTCGCTCCTTATGAGGACGAGAGCACCTTATTCAGTTTTTTGGAATCTATTCAGGCTCTTACATTCGAATTCGAGAATGTTCCCGGAGCGGAATTGCATTTTATTTCGAAGTATTCCCAAGAAAATAACCTTCCTGTTTTTCCCAGCCCGGATTGTATTCGGATCGCACAACATAGGATCCGAGAGAAGAATCAATTTGCTGCGCTTGGACTTCCGACTGTACCCTTCTTTCCGATCACGGACAAATCAGAAGCAAGCCATGCTGCGGAGAAGTGTAAGTTCCCTGCTGTGCTAAAGACTTCTTCCTTCGGTTACGATGGCAAAGGGCAAACAAAGTTCAAGACTAGAGAAGAGTTCAGAGCCTGGGTGGGCTCTCTTGGTCAAGAGCCTTTGGATCTTATTCTAGAAGAATGGTTCGAGTTCGATAAAGAAGCTTCCGTGATCTTAGCAAGGAACCAAGACGGAAGAATGCTCCATTTTTCTCCGTCCGAGAATATTCATAAGAACCATATTTTGGATCTTAGCGTTCATCCCGGAAATTTCTCTAGTAAGTTGATCCAAGAAATGGTACGTTCTGCGGAAACACTTGCGGAAGGGATCAATTATGTAGGCGTCTTCGGATTGGAATTCTTTATCAAAGGGGAGAAGGTGGTCTTAAACGAATTCGCTCCTAGACCTCATAACTCTGGTCATTTCAGCCAAGACTCCGCCGATATTTCCCAATTCGAATTGCAATTGAGAACATTAACCGGCCTTCCTTTTCCGGACAAGATCCAATCTAAGCCCTCCTCCATGAAGAATATACTGGGACAGGATTATCTGCCTGGCTCTCCTACTTGGACAAAATATCTGTCCGATCCTAGATATACTCTGCATCTCTATGGAAAAGCTGATCCGAGACAGGATAGAAAGATGGGGCATTGGAATTATGTGGGAGAGAATCCGGGGAGAGCTTTCGATTAA
- the purE gene encoding 5-(carboxyamino)imidazole ribonucleotide mutase, whose product MQTKVAVIMGSSSDWETMKEAVTILKEFGIECHREIVSAHRSPELMVDFAKSARSKGFEVIIAGAGGAAHLPGMVASLTTLPVLGVPVQSKALSGLDSLLSIVQMPGGVPVGTLAIGTAGAKNAGLLAARILSLNDEALSRKLEKYRNDIREEALSKNKDLI is encoded by the coding sequence GTGCAGACCAAAGTGGCCGTGATTATGGGCAGCAGTTCCGATTGGGAAACCATGAAGGAAGCAGTGACCATCCTAAAAGAATTCGGGATCGAATGCCATAGAGAGATCGTCTCCGCTCATAGATCCCCGGAACTCATGGTGGACTTCGCCAAGTCCGCAAGATCCAAAGGCTTCGAAGTCATCATCGCAGGTGCAGGTGGCGCAGCACATCTTCCAGGAATGGTGGCTTCCTTAACCACGTTACCCGTATTAGGTGTTCCGGTACAAAGCAAGGCCTTGTCCGGATTGGACAGCTTACTCTCCATCGTGCAAATGCCTGGAGGAGTTCCAGTGGGAACTCTTGCCATCGGAACTGCAGGCGCAAAAAATGCAGGATTACTTGCGGCCAGAATTCTTTCCTTAAACGACGAAGCTCTTTCTCGAAAATTAGAAAAATACAGAAACGATATTAGAGAAGAAGCCTTGTCCAAAAACAAAGATCTCATATGA